A single window of Toxotes jaculatrix isolate fToxJac2 chromosome 4, fToxJac2.pri, whole genome shotgun sequence DNA harbors:
- the zgc:172076 gene encoding zgc:172076, translating into MWKVKPPAVFPMETRYRPILESLVPPDPMSQFHLKRGSPEEEFPDLCRNCTWMGRILTPAMYRRQFNRCTHSGVIFDDVIRPGLEDPGEWSGPVSVGCVAGDAQSYILFCDFFDRVIEAYHEHKITSQTPESDFNHDNLKGGDDLDRSYAEHCEVSVVRGVEDFCFPTHCSRGERRQLLTLARRALQQLEEEELPGRLLLLEELNQEQQRELNLNPPSSSQLRTGVARDWPDARAVWVSKDGSLVVWVNMEDHLRLVSTRDDANIAEAFKHICIHLQKLEAYYRRLRHPFIWKQQLGWVTSSPADVGTGLRISVRLKLQHLPKHRRLQDILRRLRIRMDKTESSVLYLVSNAVTFGPSEVALTQLVVDGVKLLIAMEKRLETNGDIDELVPTQK; encoded by the exons AG AGTTTGGTTCCCCCTGATCCCATGTCCCAGTTCCACCTGAAGAGGGGTTCCCCCGAGGAGGAGTTTCCTGACCTGTGTAGAAACTGCACCTGGATGGGACGGATCCTCACCCCGGCCATGTACCGCCGACAGTTCAACCGCTGCACCCACAGCGGAGTCATCTTCGACGACGTCATCCGCCCGGGCCTGGAGGATCCAG gtgagtGGTCAGGTCCTGTGTCTGTGGGGTGTGTCGCGGGCGACGCCCAGTCCTACATCCTGTTCTGTGACTTCTTCGATCGAGTCATCGAGGCGTATCACGAACACAAGATCACCAGCCAGACGCCAGAGAGCGACTTCAACCACGATAACCTGAAG gggggTGATGACTTGGACAGGTCGTATGCTGAACACTGTGAGGTGAGCGTTGTTCGAGGCGTTGAAGACTTCTGCTTCCCGACACACTGCAGCCGGGGAGAGCGCAGACAGCTCCTCACACTGGCCAGGAGAG ctctgcagcagctggaggaggaggagctgccgGGTCGACTCCTTTTATTGGAGGAGCTGAaccaggagcagcagagggagctgaacctgaacCCTCCGTCATCCTCCCAGCTCCGGACTGGCGTGGCCCGCGACTGGCCTGATGCCAGGGCTGTCTG GGTCAGTAAAGACGGCAGCCTTGTGGTCTGGGTCAACATGGAAGACCACCTCAGACTGGTGTCTACACGAGACGATGCCAACATCGCAGAGGCGTTTAAACACATCTGCATCCACCTGCAGAAG CTGGAGGCGTACTACAGACGGCTCAGACACCCGTTCATCTGGAAGCAGCAGCTGGGATGGGTGACGAGCTCTCCGGCCGACGTGGGGACGGGTCTGAGGATCAGCGTCCGCCTCAAACTGCAACACCTTCCCAAGCACAGACGCCTCCAGGACATCCTGAGGAGACTGAGGATCCGCATGGACAAAACAG AATCCTCTGTGCTGTATCTTGTGAGCAACGCGGTGACCTTCGGCCCGAGCGAGGTGGCACTGACCCAGCTGGTGGTGGACGGGGTCAAGCTGCTCATCGCCATGGAGAAGAGGCTGGAGACCAACGGAGATATCGATGAGCTTGTTCCTACACAGAAGTAG